Genomic window (Pseudothauera hydrothermalis):
GGTCGCCTCCGGGCGGCGCGCCCACACCGCGAGCTCGTGCCCGGCATCGAGCAGGAGGCCGGCCATGGGCGCACCCATGACGCCCAGGCCGATGAAGCCGACCCTCATGCGCCCTCCCCGCCGCTCATCCGTTCGAGCAACTTGAGCATGGCAATCGAATCCTCTTCGCCCATGCCGCTGCCCACCAGCGCGTTGAACATTTGCGTAGCCGCGGCCGACGCGGGTAGCGCGAGACCGAGGCGATGAGCCTCCTCCATGACGATGCGCATGTCCTTCTGGTGCATCCAGGCCTTGAAACCAGGCTTGAAGTTGCGGTCCAGCATGCGTTGGCCGTGGTTTTCCAGAATCCGCGAGTAGGCAAAGCCGCCAAGCAGGGCTTCGCGCACCTTGGCCGCATCCACGCCGCTTTGGGTGGCAAAGTTGAGCGCTTCGGCCACCGCTGCCACGCCGACACCGGTCAGAATCTGGTTGCAGGCCTTGGCCACCTGTCCGGCACCCGAAGCGCCGATCAGGGTGACCGACTGGCCCATCGCCTCCAAAACCGGCCTGACTTTGTCGAAGGCGGCAGCATCGCCGCCGACCATGATAGTGAGCTTGCCGGCAATCGCACCAACCTCGCCGCCGGAGACCGGCGCATCCAGCATGGTGACGCCGCGCCCGGCGAGCGCGCCGGCGATCTTTTGCGCCGCAGCCGGGGCGATGGTGCTCATGTCCACATGGATATGACCGGCGCCGGCGCCATCGGCCACGCCATCCGGACCCAGGGTG
Coding sequences:
- a CDS encoding NAD(P)-dependent oxidoreductase; the protein is MEVGFIGLGLMGRPMALNLIKAGHTVHVWSRRRASMQPLLEAGAGDCASAAEVARRAPLTISMVADAPDVEQVTLGPDGVADGAGAGHIHVDMSTIAPAAAQKIAGALAGRGVTMLDAPVSGGEVGAIAGKLTIMVGGDAAAFDKVRPVLEAMGQSVTLIGASGAGQVAKACNQILTGVGVAAVAEALNFATQSGVDAAKVREALLGGFAYSRILENHGQRMLDRNFKPGFKAWMHQKDMRIVMEEAHRLGLALPASAAATQMFNALVGSGMGEEDSIAMLKLLERMSGGEGA